The Penaeus chinensis breed Huanghai No. 1 chromosome 12, ASM1920278v2, whole genome shotgun sequence DNA segment GGAAGCCCGCTGCTGCGGCGGAGGCGACGGCAGGGCCTTCACCGGAGACGGGGTTTCGGCGGGAGGCGGGCTCTTGAGGGGCTTGTCGTCCTCGTAGAGAATGCAGATGGATCCGTTCTCGCCGATGCGGTACGCCACCTCCATGGGGTCGACCCACATGGTGAGCTCGGTGGGGAAGAGCGACCGGAGGAAGGAGACGGCCAGGCCCATCATGAATCCGGCCCTGGCGATGAGGGGGTCCATCTTGCCGTTGATGCGGATGCACCGGTATCCGGATCCCTTGAAAGGCTTTTCCGGGAACCAGTGGTCGGTGTAGTGCCGCACTAAGATATCACAAACATTCTCGCGGAACTTTTCCATCTGTGATTCTGTTAGTCCGCTGTTGTTGAGGCGAACCAAATCAACTAGGAAATTGGCCGCGGATTTTACTTCTAACCTCATATTCGCTGGGACACTTGGGAGCGAACACGGTGACGGAAAATTCACGCACTACACAATCGCTAAGAGGGAGACACAGTTTGGGGgaaactctctctcgtctctgacGGAGGGAGTTCGGGACTAGGAAACCTGGCACTTGTATACACAGCCGAGTAAGAGGATGTCGCTTCGTATAATCTTTGGTATTGGCCGTCGTTACACTGACTATTTGGTTGGTAAAACTCCGAATAAAATCACAGTCTATGTCTGTCCGTGGACGGGGAATACGTGGATAGTGGCTCACGCCACGCGATACATCCTCTTTCGCGTGTGTCTTGGCTCTGACTGCTGACCGGGAGTGAGTGAGCTTGTTGTTGGCTTTCACCGATGACGTCACAACTGAGAAGACGCGGACCAATGAACACTCGGAAGACGCGAGCCAATCAGCGCGCAGATGACGACGACCAATCAGCGCACTCCGCTCCGCTTCCCGTCACGTGACCGGCCTGGCAGCCATTTTCTAGACAAAGAACGGCTCTCCGCACGAACATGGACGCCGAGCCACGATCCCAACAAAGAAAGACTCTGGCTGAATTACAAACCCAATATCTGCCTCGAGAGTGATTTCAGGAGGAGCGGGAGTGTCCTGAGGCCAAGCTCGGAGTTCTCTCGAGCACGGCACTCCAAGCTGAAGAACCAGCTTCGCATTCACAGTTTCTCCATATGTTCCCAAAAGTTCGCCGAAGTACAGCAAGTTTCACTCGAGTCCTGGGTTTCTACTAGAAAGCTGGAGTGGCCCGTCTATAAGCCTGTTTTCTGAAGGAAACTCTCGTATTGTCCTCGCCTGCCCAGAGAACGCACGAAGTGAATGTTTCGAGAGAGATgtcgagaaaagggagataaagtgtCGAAACTTTAGTCGTATTATGCTCAAGTTTTCTCACAATATGACATCTTCAAGCGAACAGATACACGGGTTTATGTTAAGAACGGCGTTGAGTTTTAAGAAATTGAATATCGTCTGCCTTGTTTTATATCCGAAAaagtaaagcatatatatatatttaatatatatatacatatacatatacgtgtatgtacatatacacatatacatatatacatatagatatttaatgtATTAtaccaatatagatagatacaaagctGGATAAATATTAACGCCAATCAAACAGATAAAACATATTGATACAGAACATACACATTTCCCTCATAAATATCATGGACCTAAACTTAACCACTACACAAACCAGTCTCACTTGAGGACGAAACCGTTTCTGAGTGTAATACCAATGAGTGATTCACTGAATGGAGTTTGTCATTCGTAAACAAAAACT contains these protein-coding regions:
- the LOC125031049 gene encoding protein Tob1-like, producing the protein MRLEVKSAANFLVDLVRLNNSGLTESQMEKFRENVCDILVRHYTDHWFPEKPFKGSGYRCIRINGKMDPLIARAGFMMGLAVSFLRSLFPTELTMWVDPMEVAYRIGENGSICILYEDDKPLKSPPPAETPSPVKALPSPPPQQRASSPPQALSQQSHHHHLHVQQQQQAQQQAQQQLHHHQHHHFSPSKSVVVSSALHQSPPLSPVTTQQQHQLHQQQQAAAAAMQLSMFIMNGKDNGNLVKCKESLRGGLDARRLQMDPLFVSS